CTCTAGTGGTAGGTCTGAGGAACTGCATTAACAAGATGCAACAAAACcatgttaaacatttaaagctTGATATTAGTATTCATATATTGTATTGGATCATCAGAGAGCAGTTTTATAGATGAGCAGAACTAAAAGCCTCAGCTCAATGCAACTGGGTTTCCAAGCTTGATTACATCTTTTTTTAACCCACAAAACCTCAGGTCAAAGGTctgaaacatcaacatcatcataaCAGTGCAGATGTTATAGGCACATTTATGATGATGTGCTTGCATAAGTAATAAGCCAAGCCTCAAAACAGTATCTATACCCAAATACTACAACAGTAGATCATAGTTCAAACCACATTCCctacaaagtgttttttctctacataaatgaaaacactaaGACCTGTGGCTTGATTGACAGCTTTTATTGAAAATGAACAGAGGTGCAGGGTCCAGCTCAGGCAATGCTGCCAGCGTTGGAGGCAATCCTGGGCCACAGGTCGGCGCACTCTTTGGCCACTGGGCCTGTGATGGCTGAACCTGCAGatacagagaagaagagcagtTATTTCAGTCCTCACACTACCAACAGTGATCTGAggtgaaaaagcaaaacatgacAATAACAAGTTGGATCGTTAACAAGTGTCCCAGAGTTTGGTTTCACTAGAAGCTTAAAGCTTGTCTCATGACTGATTGAGATCagtcagccacagtgtgtcGCTGCCATCTCACCCACAGTGATGAGTTCAATGTTCCCTTCTACGACAACTCACCCAGCCACTGAGCAGACAAAGCAAGTGCTTTTGGAAGGGGGAAATATGTTTGTACCAACCTACCAGCTCCGTCAGCACAATGAGAACAGTAAAATAAGTTTGTAAATGAACACTGAGGCAATTTGTAAAAGAACAAAACTTTTAATCCTTCAAGACgcttcaaaacaaaagcagctctgCGGAGATTCAGGATTTCAGCAACACTTTTGAGTCAGTGAGAAACTGTGTCACCACAGACCTTGAGGGGCTGAAGCAGCCGTGCTCTCCAGTACATGTACACGCAACTGACAAAGTCCTGAAAGCTAAATTACTGAAATCAACAACGCCTCCAGACAAATATCTGAtgtgttgtttccctgtgtAAATGACCCTGTTATCTAGACACAACGTACGATCCTGGTGTCGCATTCGAACaaactcacctttcatttctccTTTGTTGTTTACTATGACACCTGCGTTGTCTTCAAAGTAGAGAAACACGCCATCTTTTCGCCGATACGACTTCCGCTGCCGTATCACCACTGCAGGATGCACTGTGGAGAGGGGGAACGGGGTTAATTCAAGGTTAATCAGggcaacagaacacacacatacacacacactgatgttaatCAATATTTTGACCTgggtgggaaagagagagacaaggtCACTGCAACAGCAGAACAACAATTCTGTTTCATCACTGTTAACCAAGTAACTGCTCTGTTAGTAACTGTGTGTCAGTGCGACTTATTCAGTGATCTGTCCATAAAGCTGTGAATGACATGGTCTGTCCTTCCTGTCTTCCTCACACTCAGCTCACATGAGGTTCAAAACCAAAGCAGACACCCTGAAAATGTCAATCCAGTTTTACGTTATCTGATTACTGTCCGgctaaacacaaacacctcaGTGGTTCACCTGAGAATGAACACACTGGCCTCACCCTCTTATCCCTGACACTACAGTAACCTGCACACAGATGGTTTCTTCCACTTACCCTTCTTCCTGAGCTCTGGCTTGCCTTTCTTGACTGTGGCCATGACCATGTCACCCACTCCAGCTGCAGGCAGACGGTTCAGACGTCCCTTGATGCCCTTCACAGAGATGATGTACAGGTTCTTGGCACCTGTGGAAGGAGAGAACACCAACATGGAGAATGTAGAACAGCATGGGAGATCAAGGGCAGATCCACAAGAATCTGGGACTCTGGTTTCTTAAAAATacctgaattttaaaaatggctCAGGCTACTGAGCTTGTCTCATGACTGATTGAGATCagtcagccacagtgtgtcGCTGCCATCTCACCCACAGTGATGAGTTCAATATGCCCTTCTACGACAACTCACCCAGCCACTGAGCAGACAAAGCAAGTGCTTTTGGAAGGGGGAGAGAACTGAGGAGAGGCTTAACTACAATACAAACCCAAACAGTGTGGCAGTATTTATCAAAATCAATCAAACTTGATCAGTTCAAATTTCATTGAAACATTAACAAAACAGTCTGCTAATTAACCAGCAAACAGTTTGTCCGTCACAATGTAAACACAATATAGacagatatactttattcatccctcagagggaaattgttatTAAACAATATGACCTACAGCTTTATGTACAGAAACAATTTTACATAAGTCAGCATTGGTTTGTTCACACAGTCACCTGTGTAAGTTAGTATCTTGTGAACAGGTAaagtgtgtgtgcctctgtattTATGTTGTTAACAGCATTTCAATTTCAACATTTCCGAATGACCAGAACTTCAGGAAACATGTTAGTGAGCAGTTCAAACAACATTTCAGACAATgcccttgtttgttttcttgccagGTGTAAGAAGACACCACTGTCACATCTGTACAGTGAACAGGAGAAGACATCCAGGAGCCGGTTAGCTTAACAGTTAGCAGCAACTTAgtataaacactggaaacaaggCTCTGTCACCTAGCAGGAAatctaaagctcactgattcTCCTGTTTCAGCTCGTCTGTTAAATTCATACAAAAACTGTTAACTTAAAAATGATGTGTCACTGTTTTAATGGTGTGGTTATGTGGAGGATTATTCTTTGTTCAGGAGCACTGATTTCCTGAAGTCTccgctggttgcctggcaaTTAGTGGCTCCAGCTACATATTGAGCGTACAGACGTGAACGCTATTGATCTCCTCATCAAACGCACAGCAAGAAAGCCAATTAGCATCATTCcccaaatgtcaaaatattcctGTAACTATGACAATAAGGAAACTACCAGTCATTGTTTATATACACATCTATCATCCCATTTAACAAGCAACTTTTCCTGCCCTCAAACTTAGAGAGCTCAAGCGTTTAACTATGACAAACATCTAGAACACAAAGACTCAGCAGTCTGTGCAGGCAAGTAAACATCACTATAGGAATTTTCCATGTTTGCGTTCCTTCAACTCAGAATTCAAACCACCTACACAAAACAGAGTTTGCACATTTGAGCAATGACATTAAAGTAAGTTAGCCGAGGCAGGTGTTACCTGTGTTGTCGGCACAGTTGATGACCGCACCCACTGGGAGACCCAGTGAGATGCGGAACTTGGCTCCAGATGAACCACCACGTCCTGTAGGAAGAGGGAAGCACACAACAATCAGTTGAGGACAACAAATCAGACCATGGCTCTGTTTTACCTCAGGATGACATGAAGAGAATCATGTTATACTAACTGTACAAAACACCACCCCTGTATTCAACATTCATGTTTAAGATACTTAACATCCAAAACTTTAAACCAATTTTTCCATGATTTGGGAAAATCTGATCTTTTCTCAACTTGGAACAAATTTGGAGAAACACAGGTTTAACTGCCCTACAgctatatatatgtaaataattCCTGTGCACATCTCTGAATGAACAAAGTATCTGTGTAACTTTGGTATTTTATAGAACACACTGCATTATGGTTTGTCTATAGACGGGACATTAACAGGATAGTGAGTGCTTAAGGCTGTCTATAGCTGGTCTTTCTGTTAGTCAGCCCTGACAGTGCTTTGTTAGTTCAGTTTAACTTTCTGAAGGctaatgttaaatgtttcacTGTCACAGAAATAATACACTCAAAATGAGTTCATAGCAAGAACCACAGCTGTCACACAAAAAGATAAGTCAGAATGCTACATTCCATGTATCTCTCACAGTGATTCTTGATAATATTTCAGTGCAATGTAAGAAACTGCACAGTTTTGTTATGCATACATATTGTTATGATAATTGTCCaataataatgtgaaaatgtacattaCTGAACCATAATGTGTTCAAACTCTGGCTGCTGCCCTGCACAAGGAATACACTACAACAGTGACTGCTCTTTTAAAGTTTCCTTAGTTGTCCATAACTCACATTAAATCCTATGTACTGGCTCTGTCTAGCTTTGACAGATAGCCTTGATACCTCTGGTCAATTTCACCTTACTGAGAGCAACAGCAGCCCAGGACCAACGACTGAATTTTATTAGAAAGCTGTGACATGAAGCTTATCACAGCTAGAAGCTCAACCAGGGACGGGGGCTGCTAATTAGCTTCAGCTACAGGACCGGTACACGTTATATATGTTCCAACTTATCTGTATGTAACAATGCTTGCATGTGTGATATCTGTTAagtaaacagacaaataaatgaatgaataaatctgTTCGAAGCTAACACTGAGCAGCAAATTCAAATTTTCGGCCTTTAGCTTTAACTTCGTGGCTACATGGCGCTGACAGCGAAACATGGCTTCCGCCGACTAGCCAGCGAAAATGCATCGTTAAGAATCTGTAAACTGTTTTCACAAACTGAAAACTAATCACATGAATATAGTGTCTTCACCACTCTCTCACACATCTACAGCATTATAAGATCGGTTGTAGCGTAAAAACAGCAGATGAATACGGATTTTACAAGGTGGGTTTCCTACCTCTCTTAGACATTGCTGCAGTAGGGAAAGAGGAAGGCGGAGAAAGGAATTGTGGGATATAAAGTCGAACGGAACTGCATCCGGGTCATGGCGTGGAGGCGCGCTGCATTCACTGGCTGTcggaaaaatgtaaaacacgGAGATAGTATTAGCTGTATTTATGAATAGCCCTTTGGGAAAGGAAAAAATAGAAAGCCATCTATCACTCTCAGTCTCTTATTTTATCTCTTCTGAGGATACACTCAGACTTAAATTCTTCAGACAAGTCAGTGCTGTCAGGTGGAAAGTAATCAGACTTTTTagatagataagataagataaatctttattgtcattgcacaatcatactttgtacaaaagtacaacgaaATTGAGGTAcgaaattgactttttttggtcaaaaaaatttgaggtcaaaaaaatttttttgacctttttttggtcaaaaagaGTCCCAGCTAAGCAGTCCTGATGTATTCATATGATTAGAGATAATCAAGTGTAGAGGGCCAGCAATCAAGTTTAGTCCACAAGCAGTTCATTGTATAAGCAAATGAACTGGTGTATTTATTGTGGTACACTTACTTTATTTATAAAGTAAAACAACAGGTTTTCCATTTAATCAAGGTCATTCAATTAGGTTCAGAGAGAATGTGTTGCATTGACTGGTGTGATTGACGGTCgttgctcctctcctccaggtGGAGGCGGTGTAGGACCAACAAACAGCACTGCTCTCTGAAGGTTTTCCATGGAAATAAGAAACAATGATAGAGCTGTTGTATCATATCATATAAAGACATGACGTTGTCCCAGGTGTTTGTTGATCAGTATAAAGGAGTATAAAGAGACTGGGTCCCGCTGTGTTACTCAGGCTGCACCACAGCGTCTATTCACAGGCGCGATCCCACTACTGAGCGGCACGGGGGCTTTGACCTGCTCCGTTTCCGACCTGGGCCGGTGCACCCCTCCTTAGGCGACCTGGTGGTCCCGGGCTCCCTCGGAAACACCATATCGATACCGAACTTGGCGCGGACACCCGATCGGCGTAGTCCGCTGCAGCTCAGAGCTCCTGAGCTCAAACGATCCTCCAGCCTCAGCCTCCCGGTGACTTGGATTACAGGCACGCGCCACCGCACCCGGCGATAGAGTCTTCATTCATACAGGATGTGTGGGTTTTTACCAAGGTGACGTCATCAGGCAGCACGGCAGAAAGTGTAGCGGCAGATATAAAACCTTAGGTCTTTAAtcaatgtgcatgtttttattccCACATCTATAAAGTGATGTTACATCTGTCTCACTGTGTATTATCATCATTCTCTTTAAAGTCTTTTTTGGAGCTTTTACCCAAAATAGATCCTCTTCAGAATGTAGGTTCAGTTGCCTCATTCAGTAATTTAAATCCACAATATATGATTCATATGTAAAACACAGGAGTGGGATCTACCATCACGAATAACAGGTCTTTAATACAGTGACTGTGATGGTGCAGCTCAGAGCACTAAATCTTTAATGTCTCATCAGTTTGCAAAATACAACTactgtcctcactgtcctctcACTGATATCTCCTGTTTCTGAATTTGGAAATGAATAATTATTGCTGTTTGGTTTAGAGACTGTGGCAGTGAGGAAAAGACaagaggcagagctggaggtAGCAGAGGTGAAGATACTGAGGATTAGGAAGGAGCACATCAGAGGGACAGCTCAGGTTGGGGACATAGATAGAGAGGCCAGATTGACATGGTTTGGGCATGTGCATAGGAGGGATACTGGTTATATAGGTAGAAGGATGTTAGAAAGTGAGCTGCCAGGCAAGAGGTCAAGGGGAAGGTCAAAGAGGAGATATACAGTATGGATGTGCTGAAAGAGGCTTGTGACATCTGGTGGCGTGGGTtatgtgttttcattcactgaTAGACAATATAGCCTAATAATGTGAATTTGAAAGCACTGCTGCTTTTATCTGCTCATATGAACCAAATGTAGGAGCACTGAGTTcctgcagtgctgcagtgtactgtatgtgggtCTATTATTGTTGTCAAAACCAACCTGTTGCTTTGCCTCATTGCCTCCAGTCACCACTGTGGACTTTAGCCACACCTTTATGGTTTTTTTTCCACGCAAAGCGACACAGCTGTAGTCTGCTGCTGGCTGCCTCAGTGTTTAAATGAggataaaaaatatatataaacacataaatggGTGGAGCCATGGGACCTAACTGAAAGTAGTTAGCTGGGGAGGGAGACAGTGAGTGAGATGATGgccacacagacccacagtgGGCTGCTCAGCCTGCTCCACACCACTCCACCATGATGGTGTTATGTTTTTCTAACACAGCAGATCTCCATTGTGCTTCTAGATCAACTccatttaatttctgtttcagCCCCTGAATGTGCACTTGCTGTGTGGTTATTATCATGTCCATATTGGTTTGATGTGTGGAAATTCAACAAAGCaactgagctgtgtgtttgcataaatGGCCTCATTAAGCAAG
The window above is part of the Toxotes jaculatrix isolate fToxJac2 chromosome 18, fToxJac2.pri, whole genome shotgun sequence genome. Proteins encoded here:
- the rpl23 gene encoding 60S ribosomal protein L23, which codes for MSKRGRGGSSGAKFRISLGLPVGAVINCADNTGAKNLYIISVKGIKGRLNRLPAAGVGDMVMATVKKGKPELRKKVHPAVVIRQRKSYRRKDGVFLYFEDNAGVIVNNKGEMKGSAITGPVAKECADLWPRIASNAGSIA